Genomic DNA from Oncorhynchus clarkii lewisi isolate Uvic-CL-2024 chromosome 5, UVic_Ocla_1.0, whole genome shotgun sequence:
ATTGGCGTTTGGTTGCTGTGCCGGATCCTATGGTGCTGAATACgtttttttagatattttttatttttttacacacacacacacacacacacacacacacacacacacacacacacacacacacacacacacacacacacacacacacacacacacacacacacacacacacacacattcaaatggAGCCTCCTGCTGACTCAGCAGTGTGATACATGAATGTCCAGTCTGTTGTCTCTTACTCACGTAttatcttacacacacacacacaccctgttgaCCCACCTCTGGTAGCGTGTTAACTAATTTTGTGTCGCAATGTTTAGATTTCATGAAAAGTTGAGAGGAGTTCAACAGGAAAGGTATctgtacatttttgttgttggtgGACTGTCACTGCTGTTAATTGTCTTTTTTTCATATTTAAAAATGTAGCTGTGTAGAACATTCACAGAATGTTAGTAGTGAATACAACATTTAAAATAGTGAAAACATAAAACAAATGCCTTCTTTTTACAATGCAAAATGTTAGATATATCTGACCCACAGTGATTGTagaaatgtttattgctttgCATAATTGGTATATGTTACAGGTAACCATTATTCCATtttctttttaattttttttatcataggatGAATTGTCAGAAGATGATTACAGATTGGAAGTCACTCAAATACATAAGGTATGCTGATTTCCCAAAATCTCTCTATCTCTTACTGATACAGAGGAGTTTGTCTGTGCAAACATCAGGTATCTAAATAGAGCCAAGATATCTTGTGGAGTTCCTCAAGGATCTATTCTTGGGCTGGTTGTTTGACCTACATCCATGACCTTGCTGCAGTATCTATCACCTTATTTCCattactgtttgctgatgataccAATCAGATCTGAACTCAAaataactctctgtctctgtgtgtgtgtaggactttAAAATGGAGACATTTGCAGGGCCAGTGTTTGCCAGCTTGCGTCGCTCCCTGGGAATGACAGAAAAGGAGTATCAGCATTCTCTCTCCTTCGATGGCTCATACCTGCAGTTCATCAGCAACTCCAAAAGCAAGGCTGACTTCTTTCTGACGTGCGTAAGCATATTCtactcctctctttatctctccctttcCTGCTAGTGTATATCTCTCTCACCACACATAGACATACAGCAATAGTGAAAATATAGAAGAGTTACTTTGTTAGTcctattttggtattttattatggatccccattagctgttgcaaaagcagcagctactcttcctggggtccacacaaaacatgaaacataatacagaatgacataatacagtacatcaatagacaagaacagctcaaggaccgaactatatacattttaaaagaaggcacacgtagcctacatatcgaTGCATaaacacaaactatctaggtcaaataggggagagatTTTGTGCCGCAAGACCCCTGCTGGCATGTCTGGTGCGATAAGTGTGTGCGTCAGAGCTGTgtataagttgactatgcaaacaatttgggatttaacacattaatgtttcttataaaaagaagaagtgatgcagtcagtctctcctcaactcttagccaagagagactggcagcatagtatttatatcagccctctgattacaattaagagcaaaatgtgccgctctgttctgggcctgaTCTCtgcatctgtctttctcttccaGGAACGATAAGTGTTTTTTCCTGAAGACCCAGAATAAGAGAGAGGTGAAATTCCTCTTGTCCAATCTGAGAATCTACATGGAGCACCTAGAGAAGTATCCCCATTCACTGCTGGTCAAGTTCTTAGGTAAGACTAACAGGATGGACTCTCATGGAAAATCTTTGTATCTGTTTTTAGTTCTCTTAGCTACCATAGCTTTGCATTTGACTGACTTTCGGTTTGTTTTCAAGGTGTCCACAGGATAAACATTTCCCATAGGAGGAAGGTACAGACTGACTATAGATTGTTATTCATAGGCATAGTGTGTGTAATTATCTACAACTTTGTTCATGCCTTGTCTTACCCTTTTCACAGAAGTACTTTATTGTAATGCAGAGTGTTTTTTATCCTGACGATCGAATAAATGCCAGGTAAGCCTGTTTCAGAGTTAAACCAAAAAGTCTGGAGTAGGGACTATATTACAGGCTCTGGTAGCAATACTGCTATATTGACTTTGTTCTCTGTTGTCTTTTGTTGCAGGTATGACATCAAGGGTTGTGAGGTGAGCCGGTGGACAGACCCCGCCCCTGAGGGTAGCCAGGTTATTGTTGTCCTCAAGGACTTGAACTTCAAGGGCCAGTATATCACTCTGGGTAAGAGGAACGAATCCTGTCATAGTATGTTACAGCAAGCGTTATTTCACATGTGTACCAGATGACTGACTACAATGAAAAAAATACTTTACAGGTATATTGTAGTAATTGAGATAGGCCAGTGCCTGCTTATAGCAGAGTAACATCCATTTTAATAACCCATATTATTACACTGTAACAGGTAGTAAGTGGTACATGCAGTTATTTTATATATATGTTTGTGCTGATAGACCAGCAGCGGCCGTGGCTGCTCCGGCAGGTGGAGATTGACACGTCGTTCTTGCAGAGACTCAACGTGCTGGACTACAGCCTCCTGGTGGGCCATCAGCCCCTGCACCAGGACGAACGCCACCAGGGACTCTCTTTTGCCACCCTTATCATGCGCACAAAAAAGTGGGtggaaattgtattttttttcaatTATTTCTTGATGtttaccccctctcctccttaaCCTTTTCAGATGGCTGTTGGTTTCTATTGACTCTGGTTACCCCTTCTCCTCTTTAACCTTTTCAGATGGCTGTTGGTTTCTATTGACTCTGgttaccccctctcctctttaaCCTTTTCAGATGGCTGTTGGTTTCTATTGACTCTGgttaccccctctcctctttaaCCTTTTCAGATGGCTGTTGGTTTCTATTGACTCTGgttaccccctctcctctttaaCCTCTCAGGTCAGTGATCACTGGCTCAAGCCCCACCCATGCGGGCATGCCCACTGTTCCAGGGGTGGTTCCAGAGGAAGACTCCACCCTGTCGATGTCAGAGATGGATGGCGGGACAGGAAGTGGCAGCGTTGCCGAATCACGGGGAGGAAGTGACCCGGGCAGTGCCCTTTCCGGGAGAACCTGTACTGAGCAGCCGGCCGGGTCGGTCACAGATTCGATGGTGCTCAGGGACTTCCAGGCCCAGAACCGCCGGCTGCTGCCCAACTTCAAGAACCCGCTACACGTCATTGACGGACCGGAGCATCGCTACTTTGTGGGCATCATTGACATCTTCACTGTCTACAGCTTCAAGAAGAGGCTGGAGCATTGGTGGAAGAGACTGCGGCACCCAGGGCAGGCCTTTTCCACCGTCAGTCCCACCTCTTACTGCCTTAGGCTCTGCCAGTGGGTACAGGACCACACCAAGTAGACTCAGAAAAAGGGGAGGATGAGAATGGTTAGTCCCAGTAGCAGACTGTCTGCCCAAGAACAAACGTTTGCATGCACACAAGTTGGACACTGACCAGAGACATGAAGCTATGCTTTTAAAGCACTATAATTTCAGATTGATCAAGGATCAGTTACTTTCGTGTTTCCACATCTCCAAACCAAAGCTAAAACAAATATAAACCATTATATACAAATATAATATTCACCATCGCAAATTCATGGGTTTCCTTTTCATATTCTTTGTTAAGTAAACAAAGAAAAAGGTGCGACATTTATAATCAAGTGCTATGAATTAATTAGCTGATTCTCCAAAGTATAATCGTTTTTTAATTGTTGAAGTTCAATTAGCAAGTGAATGCTGAAAACCAAATAATTGTACAAATTTGCCACCTCatatggatttttttatttattgtacTTTGAAGTGTTTATACCTGTGCAATTTTGTTGTATTTTTAAAAGCTGTGTTTTCACTGTTCAACTGACCAAGTGAATATACTCTCCCGATATGATtgtgcagtatatatatatatatattttttttgtattctTTGTGCTGTCATGGCAAGGTCAGTATAAAGGGTTAACGTTTAAAAGTGATGACAAACGGTAGTCATAAAGGTtctgttcccctgctcagacattGCTGACGCATGTCAGATCTTACAATGCCTGGATAAATATTTtacatatcagctaaccacatcatatgtcaTAGCAATCTGGTGCCCGACTGCACAGTCGATGACgggcacgcaaccattggttgatgcatgcaatgtCTGAACAGGGAAACACAACCTTTATAAGACTGCCTGGTTCTTATGATGAccaacacatttttttaaagggaAACTTCACTTCTGGAAATTGTATCTTATTTTTGACTTACCTAAGGAAGAACCTGGACACCCTAGGTAACACCGTAGGGAAGTTGAAAATACACAAATTGAACTATCAGAAGGGATATTACTCACACTGCCCAGTTTTTATGGTGAAATGTAGGCTAAAGACTTAGTCTTTCTGTTAGAAAATATTCTATCCATGAATATAATTGACTTTACATCCTATTTGAATGTAAGATGTAGCATAAAAAATATCCACACAAAGTTGGGGAAATAAAATATCCTATATTTGAGAACTAAGTTATGTGGTCATTTTTACAACATATTCACTAATGTAAGCTACTTCGTAACGGTGTGGATGGCTAACTCTAATCCACCATCTATACTCTCTCCTGGCTCAACTTGTTGACCCCTGGTAAAGTCATGTTGGTGCCTTCTGTCTATAATAGCCGTGTGCTGAAACCTTTGCTCAATGCATAGATAACTTTGAGTTAAGGTGTGTGTGAACTTTGCTTATTTGCTTACAGACTTGTATCTAACTCTCTGAAGGTACCCTCTCTCTAAAGGTAgttcagtggttcccaaccttttttgcttactgtaccaccaactgaattttgctctgcccggAGTACACCTGAAGTACCCCCTCAAGTCCctagttgggaaccactgctcttttttatttttattttttcacctttatttaaccaggtaggctagtcgagaacatgttctcatttacaactgctacctggccaaggTTAAAgcaagcagtgcgacacaaacaacaacacagagttacacatggaatatcaaacacacagtcaataatacaatagaaaaagtctatatacagtgtgtgcaaataagggaggtaaggcaatgaataggccaGAGGATGATCGAACACAGCCCGGAAACGGCGAGTGAACTCCAGGTAGTGGCCCCTCGCTGAGTCGGGCCCGTTCCAAACgacgttggcccactccagggccctacccgtcaggcaggagacgaggacacTCACGCTCTCCTCGTCTGAGGGAGGAGGCCGAACGGTGGCCATGTAGAGCTCTAGTTGTAGCAGAAATCCCTGGcaccccgccgccgctccatcgtactccctcggaggGGTGATGCGCAGAGCGCTGGCACCGGATCCCACTGGAGGAGATGGTAGAGTTGTTGGTGGGAGGGTAGGTGGGGTAgtagggagaccactcctctcccaacgatccatcctctccattgTTTGATCTATTGCTGATCCGATGCGATGGAGGATGGACGTATGatgaaggactctctcctccatcgtggggagaggggtggtcgctgctcctgctgactccatctgGTGGTGCGGGCTTCTGTAACGTTGGGTGAGTGAAATGAGTGAGGAGTCTGATGCAGAGAGCGAAATTAACGGGAAAACGCTTTAATATCCTTCAAATCGTAACCGGTCCAAAACATGGGTGAATGCCCAAAACACTGGCGCTTAACCAACCCAAAACCTAGACGCACACTGGACAGCGAAAAACCCAAAACCAAAACACGATACATCACCAAACGTAACAaccaacaagcccgcacaaacaccagcgggcaaaacaaacttaaataacacccatcccaaaaccccaacaaggaacaggtgaaaacaattagacaaaaacaaaagggatcggtggcagctaatagaccggcgacgatgaccgccgagcgccacccgagcaggaaggggagccaccttcggtggtattCGTGACAAGATTGTAGgatggggtgttaagcatgtcccagtttaggtcacctaacagcacgagctctgaagatagatggggggcaatcaattcacatatggtgtccagggcactgctgggggcagaaggtggtctatagcaagcggcaatggtgagagacttgtttctggaaaggtggatttttaaaagtagaagctcaaattgtttgggcacagacctgaatggtaagacagaactctgcaggctatctctgcagtagtttgcaactccgccccctttggcagttcgatcttgtcggaaaatgttatagttagggatggaaatttcaggggttttgatggtcttcctaagccaggattcaaacatggctaggacatccgggttggcagagtgtgctaaggcagtgaataaaacaaacaggGAGGAGGCTTCTACTGTTAACATGcaagaaaccaaggcttttacggttacagaagtcaacaaatgagagcgccttgggaatgggagtggagctaggtactgcagggcctggattaacctctacatcaccagaggaacagaggaggagtaggataagggtatggctaaaggctataagaactggttgtcttgtacgttcggaacagagtcAAAGGAGCACGGTatctgggcacggtagaatagattcaaggcataatgtacagacaaaggtatggtaggatgtgaatacagttgaGGTAGAC
This window encodes:
- the LOC139408403 gene encoding phosphatidylinositol 4-phosphate 5-kinase-like protein 1 isoform X2, which translates into the protein MSQTEMEMSGVPAGVTRRTGTVKRTMWGGLRQQWKLLGLFEIDQQHEFYSLTSMMKEGLSAAVQTTIDNPPPDELSEDDYRLEVTQIHKDFKMETFAGPVFASLRRSLGMTEKEYQHSLSFDGSYLQFISNSKSKADFFLTNDKCFFLKTQNKREVKFLLSNLRIYMEHLEKYPHSLLVKFLGVHRINISHRRKKYFIVMQSVFYPDDRINARYDIKGCEVSRWTDPAPEGSQVIVVLKDLNFKGQYITLDQQRPWLLRQVEIDTSFLQRLNVLDYSLLVGHQPLHQDERHQGLSFATLIMRTKKSVITGSSPTHAGMPTVPGVVPEEDSTLSMSEMDGGTGSGSVAESRGGSDPGSALSGRTCTEQPAGSVTDSMVLRDFQAQNRRLLPNFKNPLHVIDGPEHRYFVGIIDIFTVYSFKKRLEHWWKRLRHPGQAFSTVSPTSYCLRLCQWVQDHTK
- the LOC139408403 gene encoding phosphatidylinositol 4-phosphate 5-kinase-like protein 1 isoform X1, giving the protein METNSPFSDVAFCRDGCKCWCLSTHSGVCVASPPQMEMSGVPAGVTRRTGTVKRTMWGGLRQQWKLLGLFEIDQQHEFYSLTSMMKEGLSAAVQTTIDNPPPDELSEDDYRLEVTQIHKDFKMETFAGPVFASLRRSLGMTEKEYQHSLSFDGSYLQFISNSKSKADFFLTNDKCFFLKTQNKREVKFLLSNLRIYMEHLEKYPHSLLVKFLGVHRINISHRRKKYFIVMQSVFYPDDRINARYDIKGCEVSRWTDPAPEGSQVIVVLKDLNFKGQYITLDQQRPWLLRQVEIDTSFLQRLNVLDYSLLVGHQPLHQDERHQGLSFATLIMRTKKSVITGSSPTHAGMPTVPGVVPEEDSTLSMSEMDGGTGSGSVAESRGGSDPGSALSGRTCTEQPAGSVTDSMVLRDFQAQNRRLLPNFKNPLHVIDGPEHRYFVGIIDIFTVYSFKKRLEHWWKRLRHPGQAFSTVSPTSYCLRLCQWVQDHTK